A genomic segment from Nicotiana tabacum cultivar K326 chromosome 9, ASM71507v2, whole genome shotgun sequence encodes:
- the LOC142163928 gene encoding uncharacterized protein LOC142163928 has translation MNGKIWSFVDEDIDVQVLMDMEQQLTLKLFHKVLSKVLIVALVYAKCDVIERIELCDSLYHLASDMMVPWLVGDGFNVIISEEEKYGGRPVYLREVEDFVHCIDTCALYDLGFKGSLYTWWNGRSDEACIFKRLDRFLANQKFQDLFPALEVERLIKYGSNHAALLLSCNLNTVQVKKPFKFLNFWVKNETFLDVVKKNWISDIVGNPFISFQQRLKNVKKALAVWSKVTFGDIFKQIAALEDVIKVHEVEFELNPTAQNKQNYTEFRLILLGTYT, from the coding sequence ATGAATGGAAAGATTTGGTCCTTTGTAGATGAGGATATTGATGTACAAGTGCTGATGGACATGGAACAACAACTAACTCTTAAGTTGTTTCATAAAGTTTTGAGTAAGGTGCTGATAGTCGCACTTGTATATGCTAAGTGTGATGTTATTGAAAGAATTGAGCTATGTGACTCATTGTATCATCTTGCTTCAGATATGATGGTTCCTTGGCTTGTAGGAGATGGTTTTAATGTTATAATTTCAGAAGAGGAGAAATATGGTGGTCGTCCAGTATACCTTAGGGAAGTAGAGGATTTTGTACACTGTATTGATACTTGTGCATTATATGATCTTGGCTTCAAAGGAAGCCTGTATACTTGGTGGAATGGTAGGTCTGATGAAGCTTGTATTTTTAAAAGGTTGGACAGATTCTTGGCTAATCAAAAGTTCCAAGATCTATTCCCAGCTTTAGAAGTTGAGCGTCTCATAAAATATGGATCAAATCATGCAGCATTATTATTATCATGTAATCTCAATACAGTTCAGGTGAAGAAGCCATTCAAGTTCTTGAATTTCTGGGTAAAGAATGAAACATTCCTGGATGTTGTAAAGAAAAATTGGATCTCAGACATAGTGGGGAATCCTTTCATCTCTTTCCAGCAAAGGTTAAAGAATGTGAAGAAGGCTTTGGCAGTGTGGAGTAAGGTGACATTTGGGGACATATTCAAGCAAATTGCAGCATTAGAGGATGTCATTAAGGTACATGAGGTGGAATTTGAGCTTAATCCTACTGCTCAAAACAAGCAAAACTACACAGAGTTTAGGCTGATCTTACTAGGAACTTACACTTAG